One window of Botrimarina mediterranea genomic DNA carries:
- a CDS encoding BON domain-containing protein, with product MLVYGVREMVAGREDHVVREAVGRLGQSSHLFLRHVECHVEEGTLCLEGKVPSFYLKQAAQSLLQSVEGVERVINRLEVVNAYGVSSAADE from the coding sequence ATGCTTGTCTACGGAGTGCGAGAAATGGTGGCAGGACGCGAAGATCATGTTGTTCGTGAGGCGGTGGGGCGGCTCGGTCAGAGCTCGCACTTGTTCCTCAGGCACGTCGAGTGCCACGTTGAAGAAGGGACTCTCTGCCTCGAAGGCAAAGTGCCGAGCTTCTATCTCAAGCAAGCGGCCCAGAGCCTGCTTCAATCCGTTGAGGGCGTCGAACGCGTCATCAACCGCCTCGAAGTGGTGAACGCCTACGGCGTCAGCAGCGCCGCGGACGAGTAG
- a CDS encoding 4a-hydroxytetrahydrobiopterin dehydratase yields MATHTPDELVKKKCLPCEGGVEPCTLDESQDQLAQLDGWRLTNDGKRIRKDWRVKNFLAGMAFFNRCAEVAEADGHHPDLHLEGYRNVSVELWTHAIGGLSENDFILAAKIDRLPIELQ; encoded by the coding sequence ATGGCCACCCACACGCCCGACGAGCTCGTGAAGAAGAAGTGCCTCCCTTGCGAGGGCGGCGTCGAGCCCTGCACGCTCGACGAGTCGCAGGATCAGCTGGCCCAGCTCGACGGCTGGCGGCTCACGAACGACGGCAAGCGCATCCGCAAGGACTGGCGCGTGAAGAACTTCCTGGCAGGTATGGCGTTCTTCAACCGCTGCGCGGAGGTCGCCGAGGCCGACGGGCACCACCCCGACCTGCACCTCGAGGGCTATCGCAACGTCTCGGTCGAGCTCTGGACGCACGCCATCGGCGGGCTCTCGGAGAACGACTTTATCCTCGCCGCGAAGATCGATCGCTTGCCGATTGAGTTGCAGTAG
- a CDS encoding response regulator transcription factor has product MADFSASSRPLRVQVCLDHALDRDAYLARISLEPGFDAVQGPVGANVPDVRLASRCRMDLSTPEIETVVLVASPTSTRPCECCPAIARTVNWSALTQALRKVAGHEEVTRSGGGALSALTRRELEVLRLVGLGKTVNQCAETLGVTPSTIGNHKYRLMRKLGVTTSLQLLRIAVRHGLADLHGPTENGSTNHGPSEHAERCLPEQSHLEQRHLEQGRPEPGHADHGGPTPPARDLDHLGGGVADR; this is encoded by the coding sequence ATGGCCGACTTCTCTGCTTCGTCACGACCGCTACGAGTTCAGGTGTGTCTCGACCACGCGCTCGACCGCGACGCGTACCTCGCACGCATCAGCCTCGAACCCGGCTTCGACGCGGTGCAGGGCCCGGTGGGCGCCAATGTTCCCGACGTGCGGCTGGCCAGCCGCTGCCGCATGGACCTCAGCACTCCGGAGATCGAGACCGTCGTCTTGGTGGCGTCGCCTACTTCCACTCGCCCCTGCGAGTGCTGCCCGGCGATCGCACGGACCGTGAATTGGTCGGCATTGACGCAGGCGTTGCGGAAGGTGGCCGGTCACGAGGAAGTTACCCGCAGCGGCGGTGGAGCCTTATCCGCGTTGACACGCCGTGAGCTCGAAGTGCTGCGACTCGTCGGGTTGGGAAAAACCGTCAACCAGTGCGCCGAAACCCTCGGCGTCACACCCAGCACAATCGGCAACCACAAGTACCGCCTGATGCGGAAGCTCGGGGTGACGACTTCGCTCCAGTTGCTGCGGATCGCGGTCCGCCACGGCCTAGCCGACTTGCATGGCCCAACGGAAAACGGTTCAACGAACCACGGCCCTTCGGAGCACGCCGAGCGTTGCCTGCCGGAGCAGAGCCATCTGGAGCAGAGGCATTTGGAGCAGGGCCGCCCGGAACCGGGGCACGCCGATCACGGGGGCCCAACGCCCCCAGCCCGCGACCTGGATCACCTGGGCGGCGGGGTCGCGGACCGGTAG
- a CDS encoding PSP1 domain-containing protein — MPKYVVRYGSMRHLGVFSSRARDTYARGQKVIARTGRGQELGEVLCEATEHVVSQMGPDPHTGQILRVESPDDHVEMRRLHQQEVGEFETCRSRIAELGLDMQLVQVERLYGGERVIIYYLSEQRVDFRELVKLLARDLQTRVEMRQIGVRDEAKLLADYGDCGKPVCCNTHLSEMPPVSMKMAKLQRATLDPTKISGRCGRLKCCLRYEYDTYQELQRELPRVGYEVLTRDGKAKVLSQEILTGELLVETEDRRRVVIQASDVLTVVGKPSRGSDERQQDATEEEGGSSPRRSRESRGNRGPRGGRPSQPPTQAGPAAPTEPAPQGPSTSPSEPPAQADPPPPTDDGGENP, encoded by the coding sequence ATGCCCAAGTACGTTGTCCGCTACGGTTCGATGCGCCACCTGGGGGTCTTCTCCAGCCGGGCCCGCGATACCTACGCGCGCGGCCAGAAAGTCATCGCCCGCACCGGCCGCGGCCAGGAACTCGGTGAGGTCCTCTGCGAAGCGACCGAACACGTGGTGTCGCAGATGGGTCCCGACCCGCACACGGGGCAGATCCTGCGTGTGGAGTCGCCCGACGACCACGTCGAGATGCGGCGCTTGCACCAGCAGGAGGTTGGCGAGTTCGAGACCTGCCGCAGCCGCATCGCCGAGCTGGGCCTCGACATGCAGCTGGTGCAAGTCGAACGTCTCTACGGCGGCGAGCGGGTGATCATTTACTACCTCTCCGAACAACGCGTCGATTTCCGCGAACTGGTGAAGCTGCTCGCCCGCGACCTGCAAACACGGGTCGAGATGCGGCAGATCGGCGTCCGCGACGAGGCCAAGCTGCTGGCCGATTACGGCGACTGCGGCAAGCCCGTCTGCTGCAACACGCACCTCTCAGAGATGCCGCCCGTCTCGATGAAGATGGCGAAGCTCCAGCGCGCGACGCTCGACCCCACGAAGATTTCGGGCCGTTGCGGGCGGCTCAAGTGTTGCCTGCGCTACGAGTACGACACGTACCAAGAGCTGCAGCGCGAGCTGCCGCGGGTCGGCTACGAGGTGCTCACCCGCGACGGCAAGGCGAAGGTGCTCTCGCAAGAGATCCTGACCGGCGAGCTGCTGGTCGAGACCGAGGACCGCCGTCGGGTCGTGATCCAGGCGTCGGACGTGCTGACGGTCGTCGGCAAGCCTTCCCGCGGCAGTGACGAGCGCCAGCAGGACGCCACGGAAGAGGAGGGCGGTTCGTCACCGCGACGGTCCCGCGAATCCCGCGGCAATCGAGGCCCCCGCGGCGGTCGCCCCTCACAACCGCCCACACAAGCCGGACCAGCCGCCCCGACCGAGCCCGCACCACAGGGCCCTTCAACATCGCCGTCAGAGCCCCCGGCGCAGGCCGACCCCCCTCCCCCGACCGACGACGGCGGCGAGAATCCTTGA
- a CDS encoding Minf_1886 family protein — translation MPLSPERHVSVMLDPKHPLAELLRRDQRFHFDAYVFVFDALRYGQEELGLGQPDDDSELDEDELDELEDDDPDDERHVTGQELCRAIQQYAIHQYGFLARSVLSHWGVTKTGDFGDIVFNLIDIGQMRKTDSDRREDFEDVFDFAEAFNEDNVFCVDEAGADDE, via the coding sequence ATGCCTCTCAGCCCCGAGCGTCACGTGTCCGTTATGCTCGACCCGAAGCACCCCCTCGCCGAGCTGCTTCGTCGCGACCAGCGATTCCATTTCGACGCTTACGTCTTCGTGTTCGACGCACTGCGCTACGGACAGGAAGAACTCGGCCTCGGCCAGCCCGACGACGATTCCGAGCTCGATGAAGACGAGCTTGACGAATTGGAGGACGACGATCCGGACGACGAGCGGCATGTCACCGGCCAGGAGCTCTGCCGGGCGATCCAGCAGTACGCGATCCACCAGTACGGCTTCCTGGCCCGCAGCGTGCTCAGCCACTGGGGCGTCACCAAGACGGGCGACTTCGGCGACATCGTCTTCAACCTGATCGACATCGGTCAGATGCGGAAGACCGACTCCGACCGCCGCGAAGACTTCGAGGACGTGTTCGACTTCGCCGAGGCGTTCAACGAAGACAATGTCTTCTGTGTCGATGAAGCGGGCGCCGACGACGAATGA